The genomic stretch TATTTGATTTCCAATGCCGAACTGGATATCTCCTTCAAGACGGATCGCTTGGGAAAAACCATTCTGGAACTGCATAATCTGAGTAAAAGCTATGGAGACCACAAACTGTTCCAAAATATCGAACACACTTTTCAAGCGCGGGAACGCATCGGCATTTTGGGTCCAAACGGTTGCGGTAAAACCACTTTGCTCAAAATTATCATGGGTGAAGTTCAGCCAGACAAGGGCAGCATCAAGATTGGCGTGAACACCAATTTTTCCTACTATCGCCAAAGCGACGAAAGTTTCGAGCCGCATCTCTCTGTTTATGAATACATTGCGCAGTATGCCGAAGTGATTCGCACTCAAGACAACAGCAAGGTGACCGCTTCCGTGATGTTAAATCGATTTTTGTTCGACAACAAAATGCAGCAGCAAAAGCTCTCATCCCTTTCCGGAGGCGAGCTTAAACGTCTTTATCTGCTGAAATCTCTGATGTTTGGCACGAATTTCATTATCCTGGATGAACCCACAAACGATCTGGATATCAGAACCTTGGAGATTTTGGAGGATTATCTGGATGCCTTTTCAGGCTGCCTGCTGGTGGTGTCTCACGATCGATTTTTCCTGGACCGCTGCGTGGACCATCTCTTTATTTTTGAAGGAACTTCCATCAGAAAATTCCCCGGCAATTATTCCGATTGGCTGTTGGTGAAAAAATTTAAAAAAGAAGAAGAGACGGAAAAAGCCGCCAAACCCATTGCGCAACGTCCTAAAAAACCTCAAAAAGGTCTAAGTTACAAGGAAAAACGGGAATTGGAACTGCTCAACGTTGAAATTGGGGAGATTGAAAAAAGGATTGCGGAACTGGAAACAAAACTGGGCGATCCAGCGCAACAGCTTTCACATCAAGACTATGCCCAGATTAGCGGAGAATTGGAAGAGCTGAATCAGCGTCATCGGGAAAGCCTGGAGCGTTGGCTGGAACTGGAAGAAAAAGCAGAATCCTGACCGCTGGGCAGTGAAACCTGAACCCACCCTTGCTTCCTTCTTTATTCCAAAAAATGAGTTATTTCAATCCCTTTCGTTAGTTGCCCGATGCGGCTTCGGGGGTCTGGGGGAGATCTATCGTCCAAGACATGCGCTGGAATCAAGAATGAATCAGGTTTGGGTTCCGGATTTTAGCAACATTGCCTAAAAAACAAGCTTTTACACTTCTCCAGATTAAAAAAGTCGAAATAACTCCAAGCGTTTTCTACCTGTATTCGTAAATCATCCAGCCATCCTTGCCCAGAGCGAGGAAAATGAGGTCTCCATCCAGCGCGATATCGAACACTTCATGGTAGGGGATGATGGTGCGCAAGTCTTCCACTTTGAGGGGGTTTGTGACGTCCAG from Candidatus Cloacimonadota bacterium encodes the following:
- a CDS encoding ABC-F family ATP-binding cassette domain-containing protein, whose translation is MASDVAITIENLAKQIGSKVIFSSLDLGIHLGDKIGVVGINGCGKSTLLKVLAEVIEPSSGAVVVRGGQKIAYLAQEAILTDDVSVLDYIQPPQALKPESDEEYRYKAILTVLGITDFEKPLSLLSGGQRRKADLARVLVSEPDILVLDEPTNHLDLDAIEWLQDYLAQSKKTVIFVTHDRYFLDAVCNRILEIDQGRCHIYEGNYSEFVRGKLLRDTDFRRKETRRQAQLKKELDWLNRGARARATKPKNHVDRVRELLSKSYLISNAELDISFKTDRLGKTILELHNLSKSYGDHKLFQNIEHTFQARERIGILGPNGCGKTTLLKIIMGEVQPDKGSIKIGVNTNFSYYRQSDESFEPHLSVYEYIAQYAEVIRTQDNSKVTASVMLNRFLFDNKMQQQKLSSLSGGELKRLYLLKSLMFGTNFIILDEPTNDLDIRTLEILEDYLDAFSGCLLVVSHDRFFLDRCVDHLFIFEGTSIRKFPGNYSDWLLVKKFKKEEETEKAAKPIAQRPKKPQKGLSYKEKRELELLNVEIGEIEKRIAELETKLGDPAQQLSHQDYAQISGELEELNQRHRESLERWLELEEKAES